A single region of the Microcella sp. genome encodes:
- the dusB gene encoding tRNA dihydrouridine synthase DusB produces the protein MPTATLPAPLSIGSIPLSVPVVLAPMAGITNTAFRRLCREYGAGLYVSEMITSRALVERTPESLRLITHHESESPRSIQLYSVDPVTAGEAAAFLAGEGLADHIDMNFGCPVPKVTRKGGGAALPWKLEHFRRIVEATVKAAGEIPVTVKMRKGIDPDHLTYLEAAKAAEGAGVAAVALHARTAADFYSGHADWEAIGRLKEAITSIPVLGNGDIWSAEDALRMVEQSGCDGIVVGRGCLGRPWLFGDLAAAFTERHVRIQPSLGEVADAFRRHAELLVEFFDDEAKACRDIRKHVAWYFKGYPVGGELRARLAAVESLQHMDDLLGELDRDEPYPGAAAEGQRGRAGTPKKPALPDRWLESRELTGASRAEVTAAELHHSGG, from the coding sequence ATGCCCACTGCAACTCTGCCCGCGCCGCTCAGCATCGGCTCTATCCCGCTGAGTGTTCCTGTCGTGCTCGCGCCGATGGCGGGCATCACGAACACGGCGTTCCGGCGGCTGTGCCGCGAGTACGGCGCCGGTCTCTATGTGAGCGAGATGATCACGAGTCGAGCGCTCGTCGAGCGCACGCCTGAGAGTCTGCGCCTCATCACCCACCATGAGAGCGAGTCGCCGCGCAGCATCCAGCTCTACAGCGTCGACCCGGTGACGGCAGGGGAGGCGGCGGCGTTTCTCGCTGGCGAGGGCCTCGCCGACCACATCGACATGAACTTCGGCTGCCCCGTGCCGAAGGTGACGCGCAAGGGCGGGGGTGCCGCCCTGCCGTGGAAGCTCGAGCACTTCCGCCGCATCGTCGAGGCGACGGTGAAGGCCGCTGGCGAGATTCCGGTGACGGTGAAGATGCGCAAGGGCATCGACCCCGACCACCTCACCTACCTCGAGGCCGCGAAGGCTGCCGAGGGCGCCGGCGTCGCCGCGGTCGCACTGCACGCGCGCACGGCCGCTGACTTCTACAGCGGCCATGCTGACTGGGAGGCGATCGGCAGGCTCAAAGAGGCGATCACGAGCATCCCCGTGCTCGGCAACGGCGACATCTGGTCGGCTGAAGATGCTCTGCGCATGGTCGAGCAGTCGGGCTGCGACGGCATCGTGGTCGGGCGCGGCTGCCTGGGTCGGCCGTGGCTGTTCGGTGACCTCGCCGCCGCCTTCACCGAGCGCCACGTGCGCATTCAGCCGAGTCTCGGTGAGGTGGCCGACGCGTTTCGTCGGCACGCCGAGCTGCTCGTCGAGTTCTTCGACGACGAGGCGAAGGCGTGCCGTGATATTCGCAAGCATGTCGCCTGGTACTTCAAGGGCTACCCCGTCGGTGGCGAGCTGCGTGCCAGGCTCGCGGCCGTCGAGAGCCTGCAGCACATGGACGATCTGCTCGGTGAGCTCGACCGCGACGAGCCGTACCCGGGCGCCGCAGCCGAGGGGCAGCGCGGGCGCGCCGGCACGCCGAAGAAGCCTGCTCTGCCCGACCGCTGGCTCGAGAGTCGCGAGTTGACGGGCGCGAGCCGCGCCGAGGTCACCGCCGCCGAACTGCACCATTCGGGAGGGTGA
- a CDS encoding deoxyguanosinetriphosphate triphosphohydrolase, with the protein MSVHDHLPAGYGPADAERWMPEQHSSRRSDFARDRGRLLHSSALRRLAAKTQVLSPTAGLDFARNRLTHSLEVAQVGRELAASLGLDPDVVDTACLAHDLGHPPFGHNGERALNEWAHAIGGFEGNAQTLRLLTRIEPKVFGPDGRSYGLNLTRASLDASTKYPWPQSQGIADPSGRSKFGFYDDDAAAFEWMRGGSPDRVRCIEAQVMDLSDDIAYSVHDFEDAIVSGYLDVPALGARVDHDALVDSMFEWIGGEIAHDELIAAFDRLDHLDAWVESWDGSRRDLARLKNLTSQLIGRFAHEAVHATREAHPSGSLARFGADVVVPRETQAEIAVLKGIVAANVMSTNSRRPIYARQRELLIELADALWSAGPTELDRAFSDDFAAAADDAARRRVIVDQVASLTDQGAMTWHARLVAAAGAPRSRA; encoded by the coding sequence GTGAGCGTGCACGATCACCTTCCGGCGGGGTACGGCCCCGCCGACGCAGAGCGATGGATGCCCGAGCAGCACTCGAGCCGCCGCAGCGACTTCGCTCGCGACCGCGGCCGGCTGCTGCACTCGAGCGCGCTGCGCCGCCTCGCCGCGAAGACGCAAGTGCTGAGCCCGACCGCGGGGCTCGATTTCGCGCGCAACCGCCTGACGCACTCGCTCGAGGTGGCGCAGGTGGGGCGCGAGCTCGCGGCGAGTCTCGGTCTCGACCCCGACGTCGTCGACACCGCGTGCCTCGCTCATGACCTCGGCCACCCGCCGTTCGGGCACAACGGCGAGCGTGCGCTCAACGAGTGGGCCCATGCCATCGGCGGGTTCGAGGGCAATGCGCAGACGCTGCGGCTGCTCACGCGCATCGAGCCGAAGGTGTTCGGGCCCGATGGCCGCAGCTACGGCCTCAATCTGACGCGTGCGAGCCTCGATGCGAGCACGAAGTATCCGTGGCCGCAGTCGCAGGGCATCGCCGACCCGAGCGGGCGCAGCAAGTTCGGCTTCTACGACGACGATGCCGCCGCATTCGAGTGGATGCGCGGCGGCTCGCCCGACCGGGTGCGCTGCATCGAGGCGCAGGTCATGGATCTCTCTGACGACATCGCCTACTCGGTGCACGACTTCGAAGACGCCATCGTCAGCGGGTACCTCGATGTGCCGGCGTTGGGCGCCCGCGTCGACCACGATGCGCTCGTCGACTCGATGTTCGAGTGGATCGGCGGCGAGATCGCCCACGACGAGCTCATCGCGGCGTTCGACCGCCTCGATCACCTCGACGCCTGGGTCGAGTCGTGGGATGGCTCTCGGCGCGATCTCGCGCGGCTCAAGAATCTGACGAGCCAGCTCATCGGCCGGTTCGCGCACGAGGCGGTGCACGCGACGCGCGAGGCGCACCCCTCTGGTTCGCTCGCGCGTTTCGGGGCCGACGTCGTGGTGCCGCGCGAGACGCAGGCCGAAATCGCCGTGCTCAAGGGCATCGTCGCCGCGAACGTGATGTCGACGAACTCTCGGCGGCCCATCTATGCCCGGCAGCGCGAACTGCTCATCGAGTTGGCCGATGCCTTGTGGAGCGCCGGGCCGACCGAGCTCGATCGCGCGTTCTCTGACGACTTCGCGGCGGCGGCCGACGATGCGGCCCGTCGACGGGTGATCGTCGATCAGGTCGCCTCCCTCACCGACCAGGGTGCGATGACGTGGCATGCACGGCTGGTGGCGGCCGCGGGCGCCCCGCGCTCGCGGGCCTAG
- the dnaG gene encoding DNA primase, translating into MAGLIRRSDIDEVRSRTNLADIVGDYVTLKSAGVGSMKGLCPFHDERSPSFHVRPQVGFYHCFGCGEGGDVFTFLQKMDHVTFSEAVERLAGRLGYTLHYEDGASAADQGNRSRLLAANAAAEKFFREQLSTEAAEPGRRFLGERGFDSAAAEHFSIGFAPNSYDALGDHLRGLGFTAEELLASGLQGQGDRKPYDRFRGRLVWPIKDVTGQTLGFGARKLLESDNGPKYLNTPETPVYSKSKVLYGLDLAKRDIAKGKQVVVVEGYTDVMACHLAGVTTAVATCGTAFGSDHITIIRRVMGDVANSDSHGLGEVVFTFDPDEAGQKAASRAFADEQRFAAQTYVAVAPDGLDPCDLRLQRGDDAVRLLVQGRKPMYEFMVRRRLDTFDLETVEGRVAALRATAPIVAGIRDESLSIGYSRTLAGWIGIDPAEVTQAVRSARRAPSGGSSAASTAARSTSPAERTAGDAPDADPVAPVIGIAQLPNDPVTRLERELLMALLQHPDEIGRDTAVRALHTTFTQPALATVRDALLTSIESYSTPEWARRVTDEAPPAFQPLVTQLAIAPLPIRAGRVAEYCAGVTTSLIERDLLRRKTELLGALQRTDSTADPERYRDLQRQLVELEVERRRVRGD; encoded by the coding sequence GTGGCAGGCCTGATTCGACGCAGCGACATCGACGAGGTCAGGTCGCGCACGAATCTGGCCGACATCGTGGGCGACTACGTCACGCTCAAGAGCGCGGGCGTGGGCTCGATGAAGGGCTTGTGCCCTTTTCATGACGAACGCAGCCCCAGCTTCCACGTTCGCCCTCAGGTCGGCTTCTACCACTGCTTCGGCTGCGGCGAGGGCGGTGACGTCTTCACCTTCTTGCAGAAGATGGATCACGTCACGTTCTCTGAAGCGGTCGAGCGCCTCGCGGGTCGGCTCGGCTACACCCTGCACTACGAAGATGGAGCCTCGGCCGCCGATCAGGGCAACCGCAGCCGGCTGCTCGCGGCGAACGCTGCCGCCGAAAAGTTCTTTCGCGAGCAGCTCAGCACCGAGGCGGCAGAGCCGGGCCGACGCTTTCTGGGTGAGCGCGGGTTCGACTCGGCGGCCGCAGAGCACTTCTCGATCGGCTTCGCTCCGAACTCGTACGACGCGCTCGGCGATCACCTGAGGGGCCTCGGCTTCACGGCAGAAGAGCTGCTCGCCTCGGGCCTGCAAGGGCAGGGCGATCGCAAGCCCTATGACCGGTTTCGGGGCCGACTGGTGTGGCCGATCAAAGACGTCACGGGCCAGACGCTGGGCTTCGGTGCGCGCAAGCTGCTCGAGAGCGACAACGGGCCGAAGTACTTGAACACGCCCGAGACACCGGTCTACAGCAAGTCGAAGGTGCTCTACGGCCTCGATCTCGCGAAGCGTGACATCGCGAAGGGCAAGCAGGTGGTCGTCGTCGAGGGCTACACCGACGTCATGGCCTGCCACCTGGCCGGCGTGACGACCGCGGTCGCCACCTGTGGCACCGCGTTCGGCAGCGACCACATCACGATCATCCGACGCGTGATGGGCGACGTGGCCAACAGCGATTCGCACGGGCTCGGCGAAGTGGTCTTCACCTTCGACCCCGACGAGGCAGGGCAGAAGGCCGCGTCTCGGGCGTTCGCCGACGAGCAGCGGTTCGCGGCGCAGACCTACGTCGCGGTGGCGCCCGACGGCCTCGACCCCTGCGACCTGCGCCTGCAGCGCGGTGATGACGCAGTGCGCCTGCTCGTGCAGGGCCGCAAGCCCATGTACGAGTTCATGGTGCGTCGCCGTCTCGACACCTTCGATCTCGAGACCGTCGAAGGCCGCGTCGCCGCGCTGCGTGCGACGGCGCCGATCGTGGCAGGAATCCGCGATGAGTCGCTGTCGATCGGCTACTCCCGCACGCTCGCCGGGTGGATCGGCATCGACCCCGCCGAGGTGACGCAGGCTGTGCGATCGGCGCGGCGTGCCCCGTCGGGCGGCTCGAGCGCAGCATCCACCGCCGCCCGGTCGACCTCGCCGGCCGAGCGCACGGCGGGCGATGCCCCCGATGCCGACCCTGTCGCACCCGTCATCGGCATCGCCCAACTGCCCAACGACCCCGTCACGCGACTCGAGCGCGAGCTGCTCATGGCGCTGCTGCAGCATCCGGACGAGATCGGGCGCGACACTGCCGTGCGCGCCCTGCACACGACGTTCACGCAGCCGGCGCTCGCCACCGTGCGCGATGCGCTGCTCACCTCGATCGAGTCGTACTCCACCCCAGAGTGGGCGCGGCGGGTCACCGATGAGGCGCCGCCGGCGTTCCAGCCGCTCGTGACCCAGTTGGCGATCGCTCCGCTGCCGATTCGGGCGGGGCGCGTCGCCGAGTACTGCGCCGGGGTCACCACCTCACTCATCGAACGAGACCTGCTGCGCCGCAAGACCGAGCTGCTGGGCGCCTTGCAGCGCACCGATTCCACCGCCGACCCCGAGCGCTATCGCGACCTGCAGCGGCAGCTCGTCGAGCTCGAGGTCGAACGGCGTCGAGTGCGGGGCGACTAA
- a CDS encoding ATP-binding cassette domain-containing protein — translation MTEPAVRARDLTLRYRGPVGRKAVQAITGVSLDIAPGETLAVVGDAGSGKSTLAQAIAGYTSRSVDRGVDIAGGALEVLGIDVRRLRRHHDDELALRVGYVPQDAGAVLDPHLTVGENVAVPLFQRDPKLSKSFAGGVVAEAIDAMHLTLATIPKYPYELSRGQRQRVAIARALVLDPDLLVADEATAGIDATVRGTILTHLAEVQRRRGFAAFVVSSEIGEVRRLSHRLAVLHRGTIVGMGDIDAVLRDATHPYVRRLAELSAARV, via the coding sequence GTGACCGAACCTGCCGTGCGTGCTCGAGATCTCACGCTGCGGTATCGCGGCCCGGTCGGGCGCAAGGCAGTGCAGGCAATCACGGGCGTCAGCCTCGACATCGCCCCCGGCGAGACTCTCGCGGTGGTCGGCGATGCGGGCAGCGGCAAGAGCACGCTCGCTCAAGCGATCGCGGGCTACACCTCGCGCAGTGTCGACCGCGGAGTCGACATCGCGGGCGGGGCGCTCGAGGTGCTCGGCATCGACGTGCGCCGCTTGCGCCGGCACCACGACGACGAGCTGGCCTTGCGCGTGGGCTATGTGCCCCAAGACGCGGGTGCGGTGCTCGACCCGCACTTGACCGTGGGCGAGAACGTGGCGGTGCCCCTCTTTCAGCGCGACCCCAAGCTGTCGAAGTCGTTCGCGGGCGGGGTCGTCGCCGAGGCGATCGACGCGATGCACTTGACGCTCGCGACGATTCCGAAGTATCCATACGAGCTCAGTCGAGGGCAGCGTCAGCGCGTCGCGATCGCGAGGGCCCTCGTGCTCGACCCCGACCTGCTGGTCGCCGATGAGGCGACGGCCGGCATCGACGCCACGGTGCGCGGCACGATTCTCACGCACCTCGCCGAGGTGCAGCGTCGGCGCGGCTTCGCGGCCTTCGTCGTGAGCAGCGAGATCGGCGAGGTGCGCCGCCTGTCGCACCGGCTCGCGGTGCTGCACCGCGGCACGATCGTCGGCATGGGCGACATCGACGCGGTGCTGCGCGATGCCACTCACCCCTACGTTCGACGGCTCGCCGAGCTCAGCGCCGCCCGGGTCTGA
- a CDS encoding NAD(P)-dependent oxidoreductase: MQTPDRMSQSVNAAFDAAFVPVDQHRDPAAGRGALPPRRPEPGPIAVLPQVSALFTEAVRAGGAEVADLGPDTRGLIWLSEQRADELASILDAHPGIGWVQLPWAGVDVFAEVLARYADGSGPVFTSAKGAYSEPVAEHAVALSQAVLREFAPKARAARWQPRRTGRSLYGLRVVIVGAGGIAAEIIRLLQPYRVHITVVRRTDAPMAGVQRTVTAEALLGVLPEADVLMLAAASTESSRHLIGAAELAALPTGAALVNIARGALVDHDALADALARQHLAGAGLDVTTPEPLDDGHRLWSEPRCLITSHSADTPEMTAPLLAGRITENVRGFLGDGRFVGLVDPAAGY; encoded by the coding sequence GTGCAGACCCCTGATCGCATGTCTCAGTCGGTGAATGCCGCGTTCGACGCCGCCTTCGTGCCGGTCGACCAACACCGAGACCCGGCCGCCGGTCGTGGTGCTCTGCCGCCTCGCCGACCTGAGCCGGGCCCGATCGCGGTGCTGCCGCAGGTCTCTGCGCTGTTCACCGAGGCGGTGCGGGCCGGGGGCGCCGAGGTCGCCGACCTGGGCCCAGACACGCGGGGGCTGATCTGGCTGAGCGAGCAGCGTGCCGACGAGCTGGCGTCGATTCTGGATGCTCACCCCGGCATCGGCTGGGTGCAGCTGCCCTGGGCAGGTGTCGACGTTTTCGCCGAGGTGCTGGCCCGCTACGCCGACGGCTCGGGGCCGGTGTTCACGAGTGCGAAGGGCGCATACTCAGAGCCGGTCGCCGAGCACGCTGTCGCCCTCAGCCAGGCAGTGCTGCGCGAGTTCGCGCCCAAGGCACGCGCGGCGCGGTGGCAGCCGAGGCGCACGGGGCGCTCGCTCTACGGCCTGCGGGTCGTGATCGTCGGAGCGGGGGGAATCGCTGCGGAGATCATCCGTCTGCTGCAGCCCTATCGCGTGCACATCACGGTCGTTCGCCGCACCGATGCGCCGATGGCGGGGGTGCAGCGCACCGTCACCGCCGAAGCCCTTCTCGGCGTGCTGCCCGAGGCCGACGTGCTGATGCTCGCGGCGGCGTCGACCGAGTCGAGTCGACACCTCATCGGCGCGGCCGAGCTCGCCGCGCTGCCGACGGGCGCCGCGCTCGTGAACATCGCGCGGGGCGCCCTCGTCGATCATGATGCGCTGGCCGACGCTCTCGCGCGGCAGCACCTCGCGGGCGCGGGCCTCGATGTCACCACTCCCGAACCGCTTGACGATGGTCATCGACTCTGGAGCGAACCGCGGTGCCTCATCACCTCGCACTCGGCCGACACGCCAGAGATGACGGCTCCGCTGCTCGCGGGCCGCATCACCGAGAATGTGCGCGGCTTTCTCGGTGACGGGCGATTCGTGGGTCTCGTCGACCCGGCCGCCGGCTACTGA
- a CDS encoding ATP-binding protein, with product MEAWITENLMAAAMVAAAIGASLLLLVIVLLVAWIRARRRAAGSEFDRTAAERQRIELELSLAEQAGRLRIIRELHEVSVHALSVIVSQADGARYAATADPAAASRSAAVIADSARATLADLRRVMAVAREGEASAAPHPRLKSTRELFAVMRESGLEVEFEESGQPFELKQGAELAIYRILQEALANALSYGGPGTEVRVGFTWGDDGLHVRVDDDGIRASARRDGLDPNDASAVAYTIDDDLKALTDEPSGRGITEMRSRAELYGGILTASTVPGVGFSLSVVFPGLRFDGGSRGVKSGSS from the coding sequence ATGGAAGCGTGGATCACCGAGAATCTCATGGCTGCCGCCATGGTCGCCGCCGCCATCGGGGCGAGCCTGCTGCTGCTCGTCATCGTGCTGCTCGTGGCGTGGATCAGAGCGCGCCGCCGCGCAGCGGGCTCAGAATTCGATCGCACCGCCGCAGAGCGCCAGCGCATCGAGCTCGAACTCTCGCTCGCCGAGCAGGCCGGCCGACTGCGCATCATTCGAGAGCTGCACGAAGTCTCGGTGCACGCGCTCTCGGTCATCGTCAGTCAGGCAGATGGTGCCCGCTACGCCGCCACTGCTGACCCTGCTGCCGCGTCTCGCAGCGCGGCGGTCATCGCCGACTCCGCTCGCGCGACGCTCGCCGACCTTCGGCGCGTCATGGCCGTCGCGCGCGAGGGCGAAGCGAGTGCAGCGCCGCACCCGCGCCTCAAGTCGACCCGCGAGCTGTTCGCCGTCATGCGCGAGTCTGGCCTCGAGGTCGAGTTCGAAGAGTCGGGGCAGCCGTTCGAGCTGAAGCAGGGTGCAGAACTCGCCATCTACCGCATTCTGCAGGAGGCGCTCGCGAACGCGCTGAGCTATGGCGGGCCGGGCACCGAGGTGCGCGTCGGGTTCACGTGGGGTGATGACGGTCTGCACGTTCGCGTCGACGATGACGGCATCAGGGCGTCGGCCCGGCGTGACGGGCTGGACCCCAACGACGCGAGCGCAGTGGCGTACACGATCGACGACGACCTCAAGGCGCTCACTGACGAGCCGAGCGGGCGCGGCATCACCGAGATGCGGTCGCGCGCTGAGCTGTACGGCGGAATCCTGACCGCGTCGACGGTGCCCGGTGTGGGGTTCTCGCTCTCTGTCGTGTTTCCGGGCCTGCGCTTCGACGGCGGTTCGCGCGGGGTGAAGTCGGGCAGCTCGTGA
- a CDS encoding response regulator transcription factor — MTVRVLIADDSSLQRSGWRMVLESQPDLEIVGEAGDGARVLAIVRREPTDVVLMDVHMPRVNGLVASERILTDAAVRELGAPPRIVLATALELDDHLAEAARAGVFAVIHKDTDPESLFDIVRAAASAVDGRAD; from the coding sequence GTGACGGTCAGGGTACTCATCGCCGACGACTCGAGCCTGCAGCGCAGCGGATGGCGGATGGTGCTCGAGTCGCAGCCAGACCTCGAGATCGTCGGAGAGGCCGGCGACGGCGCTCGCGTGCTCGCGATCGTGCGCCGCGAACCCACCGACGTCGTGCTCATGGACGTGCACATGCCGCGAGTCAACGGGCTGGTGGCCAGTGAGCGCATTCTCACCGACGCAGCCGTGCGCGAACTCGGCGCGCCGCCGCGCATCGTGCTCGCGACAGCGCTCGAGCTCGACGACCACCTGGCCGAAGCGGCGCGCGCCGGAGTCTTCGCGGTGATTCACAAAGACACCGACCCAGAATCGTTGTTCGACATCGTGCGTGCCGCCGCGTCGGCCGTCGATGGCCGCGCAGACTGA
- a CDS encoding AzlC family ABC transporter permease translates to MAAQTERRAAWRASLAVALAVSAYGISFGALAVASGLDIVQTCVLSVVMFSGGSQFALIGVLATGGTAAGPAAIAGATLLGLRNGLYAIRVSPIIGPGWAKRLLAGHFTIDESTAVGTAQPTLESQRIGFWATGAMIYIGWNLTTLLGAILGDQLGDVRQWGLDAAAAAAFLGLLWPRLTALQPVAVAIAAAVVAVVLIPVLPQGVPVLAAALVAVIVGLTNLFGTDGTARSAESREST, encoded by the coding sequence ATGGCCGCGCAGACTGAGCGCAGGGCGGCCTGGCGCGCGTCGCTTGCCGTCGCCCTGGCCGTCTCCGCCTACGGCATCTCATTCGGCGCTCTCGCCGTGGCCTCGGGCCTCGACATAGTGCAGACGTGCGTGCTGAGCGTCGTCATGTTCTCGGGCGGGTCGCAGTTCGCCCTCATCGGCGTGCTCGCCACGGGAGGCACCGCCGCGGGTCCGGCGGCCATCGCCGGCGCGACGCTGTTGGGCCTGCGCAACGGCCTCTATGCCATTCGCGTGTCACCGATCATCGGCCCCGGGTGGGCCAAGCGTCTGCTCGCCGGCCACTTCACGATCGATGAGTCGACGGCAGTCGGCACTGCCCAGCCGACGCTCGAGAGCCAGCGCATCGGCTTCTGGGCGACTGGAGCGATGATCTACATCGGGTGGAACCTCACGACCCTGCTCGGTGCCATTCTCGGCGACCAGCTCGGCGACGTGCGGCAGTGGGGGCTCGACGCCGCGGCCGCGGCGGCCTTTCTCGGTCTGCTCTGGCCGCGCCTGACAGCGCTGCAGCCGGTCGCGGTGGCGATCGCCGCGGCGGTCGTCGCCGTCGTGCTCATCCCGGTGCTGCCGCAAGGTGTGCCGGTGCTGGCCGCCGCGCTGGTCGCCGTCATCGTCGGGCTCACCAACCTGTTCGGCACCGACGGCACGGCGCGCAGTGCTGAGTCGAGGGAGTCGACATGA
- a CDS encoding AzlD domain-containing protein, with protein MTIWQIIIVASIAVLAIKLIGYAVPPKLLESARAARTAELTTVALLAALIVVQTAGIGQGIMIDARLPAIVVAAVLFALRVPFIVVIIAAAATAAGLRLLGWS; from the coding sequence ATGACCATCTGGCAGATCATCATCGTCGCCTCGATCGCCGTGCTCGCCATCAAGCTCATCGGGTATGCCGTGCCCCCGAAACTGCTCGAGTCTGCACGCGCGGCTCGCACGGCCGAGTTGACGACGGTCGCGCTGCTGGCGGCGCTCATCGTGGTGCAGACGGCGGGAATCGGTCAGGGCATCATGATCGATGCACGGCTGCCGGCGATCGTCGTCGCCGCCGTCTTGTTCGCCCTGAGGGTGCCCTTCATCGTCGTCATCATCGCGGCTGCTGCCACCGCGGCAGGGCTGCGACTGCTCGGCTGGTCATGA
- the def gene encoding peptide deformylase: MAALRIVITGEPVLHRRAAEVVEIDDEVRTLVADMVETMQAAPGVGLAAPQVGVDARVFVFDYTDSDDVQWRGVAINPELLVSPPPVGEPDVDLDAEGCLSVPCERFALSRSDRALLRATNLEGEHFEIDAHGWLARIFQHEFDHLEGVLYVDRLQHPHSKAAAKAIRKRSWGSPGQSWMPGEDDLEG; this comes from the coding sequence ATGGCCGCTCTTCGCATTGTCATCACCGGCGAGCCCGTTCTGCACCGTCGGGCTGCTGAGGTCGTCGAGATCGACGACGAGGTGCGCACCCTCGTGGCAGACATGGTCGAGACGATGCAGGCGGCACCTGGAGTCGGTCTCGCGGCTCCGCAGGTGGGGGTGGATGCTCGAGTCTTCGTGTTCGACTACACCGACAGCGACGACGTGCAGTGGAGGGGTGTCGCGATCAACCCCGAGCTGCTCGTCAGCCCTCCCCCGGTCGGCGAGCCCGACGTCGACCTCGACGCAGAAGGCTGCCTCTCGGTGCCGTGCGAACGGTTCGCCTTGTCGCGATCAGATCGAGCGCTCTTGCGAGCCACGAACCTCGAGGGCGAGCACTTCGAGATCGACGCGCACGGGTGGTTGGCCCGCATCTTCCAGCACGAGTTCGATCATCTCGAGGGCGTGCTCTACGTCGATCGACTGCAGCACCCTCACAGCAAGGCGGCCGCGAAGGCGATTCGCAAGCGCTCGTGGGGCTCACCTGGCCAGAGCTGGATGCCCGGCGAAGACGATCTCGAGGGCTGA
- a CDS encoding DMT family transporter: MLGDLSDVTEQISLTPYQSIGIPIALVGAVFLALGAQLQHRGVSTVETTHGDGSKAGLSLAQLTRLLARPSWLLGTTMLGLAILFQLTSLGFAPLIVVQPLGVVALVVTAIVNARVSKHRLDRHAVRAIAMCVTGVGIFVAIAAVYAVEKPITEVQLLTVLAVLGVITAAFGVAFALSRRVVGAMFYIVGAGVLFGFVATLAKVVINRILNGNFEWLTVIAMVALLASTALGAYFVQTAYSVGSPDLVIAGLTVIDPLVAVLIGVIVLGEAAQIPPAFAIVAVVAGTVAIIGVLQLAKHHPQTHR, encoded by the coding sequence GTGCTGGGCGACTTGAGCGACGTGACCGAACAGATCTCGCTCACCCCATACCAATCGATCGGCATTCCCATCGCCTTGGTGGGTGCCGTCTTTCTCGCCCTCGGCGCCCAGTTGCAGCACCGCGGGGTGTCGACCGTCGAGACCACGCACGGCGATGGCTCGAAGGCGGGGCTGAGCCTCGCCCAACTGACCCGACTGCTCGCGCGCCCATCGTGGCTGCTGGGCACCACGATGCTCGGCCTCGCCATACTCTTTCAGCTCACGAGCCTCGGCTTCGCGCCCCTCATCGTGGTGCAGCCGCTGGGGGTCGTCGCACTCGTCGTCACCGCGATCGTCAATGCGCGAGTCTCGAAGCACCGCCTCGACCGCCACGCAGTGCGCGCCATCGCCATGTGCGTCACCGGCGTGGGCATCTTCGTCGCGATCGCGGCCGTCTACGCGGTGGAGAAGCCCATCACCGAGGTGCAGCTCTTGACCGTGCTCGCCGTGCTCGGCGTCATCACTGCGGCCTTCGGCGTCGCGTTCGCACTGAGCCGCCGCGTCGTCGGAGCCATGTTCTACATCGTGGGCGCCGGTGTGCTGTTCGGCTTCGTCGCGACGCTCGCGAAGGTCGTCATCAACCGCATCCTCAACGGCAACTTCGAGTGGCTCACCGTGATCGCCATGGTCGCGCTGCTCGCCTCAACGGCACTCGGGGCCTACTTCGTGCAGACGGCCTACTCGGTGGGCTCACCAGACCTCGTCATCGCGGGGCTCACCGTGATCGACCCGCTCGTCGCGGTGCTCATCGGCGTCATCGTGCTCGGCGAAGCCGCGCAGATTCCCCCCGCCTTCGCCATCGTGGCCGTCGTCGCCGGAACCGTCGCCATCATCGGCGTGCTGCAGCTCGCGAAGCACCACCCGCAGACCCACCGCTAG